The DNA window AAATTATATACAGTCTTATTTTTATTTATCATCACCAACTCAAAAAAACCGGATGTTTTCCGCCGTTAGTCATTATTTTGTGACCAAATATTAATCATCTATATTGCCGAACCGCTGTAATGTTACATTTGCCACCAAAACAAGTACTGGGAGAGAGAGAAAGAAGTGAAATGAGGGAGGCAATACTGAAACGCAACAGCTTAGTTCTTTATCTCGTGACAAATCTAACGTTATATAGTATAAATGTATTGTAAAAAATAATTTACTTTGAGTGGAATATCTACTTAAAAACTGGATGAGGATAATGATTATCTACCGATAAGCAATTGATTCACCATGAAGGTCAATGCCAACATCCCCAAAATTACCATCAATCCCGCCGGCATAAACTTACGTGTTTTAGCTAATCTCAATGCAAAGAAAATTACTAAACTTACGGTAACCAAAACTGCTAAAATCAAAGCCCAGGCTTGACCTTGAATT is part of the Nodularia sp. LEGE 06071 genome and encodes:
- a CDS encoding TMEM14 family protein; this translates as MNSSIIAALTYGILAIIGGIIGYIKANSQVSLFSGIISGFLLILAAYFQIQGQAWALILAVLVTVSLVIFFALRLAKTRKFMPAGLMVILGMLALTFMVNQLLIGR